A genome region from Solanum pennellii chromosome 12, SPENNV200 includes the following:
- the LOC107005321 gene encoding E3 ubiquitin-protein ligase RMA3-like, with protein sequence MTITRVGSDEDISVDKKNSVPFPTSASENESSCFDCNICLDSAHDPVVTLCGHLYCWPCIYKWLQVESSGPGSVENPKCPVCKAHISNSSLVPLYGRGISSLESEPKKDQADVDIPHRPRAIRTMTPHNSVSPIPRLHQRLRQTSVYPPRPSTFQHHQQYLPQAFGSYAALAPSSFGSTAMTSLFSPVVGVFGEMFSSRMFGIAYPHPRSYLIRGRSGLRMRREEMQMDKFLNRLFIFLFCCSILCLLLF encoded by the coding sequence ATGACTATCACCCGCGTTGGGTCTGATGAAGATATTTCCGTTGATAAGAAAAACTCAGTTCCATTTCCAACATCAGCCTCTGAAAATGAATCTTCCTGTTTTGATTGCAACATTTGCCTTGACTCAGCACATGATCCTGTAGTCACCCTCTGCGGTCACCTCTACTGCTGGCCTTGCATTTACAAGTGGCTCCAGGTTGAGAGCTCTGGACCAGGATCAGTAGAGAACCCTAAATGTCCAGTCTGTAAAGCTCACATTTCAAACTCCTCTCTGGTGCCTCTCTATGGTCGTGGGATATCATCATTAGAGTCTGAACCCAAGAAGGATCAGGCAGATGTAGACATACCTCATAGGCCTCGAGCTATTAGGACAATGACACCGCATAATTCAGTCTCTCCAATTCCTCGCTTACATCAGAGACTTCGTCAAACTTCTGTCTACCCTCCACGACCCTCCACATTTCAACATCACCAGCAATATCTCCCCCAAGCCTTTGGTAGCTACGCAGCTTTGGCTCCATCTAGCTTTGGGAGCACAGCAATGACCAGTTTGTTCAGCCCAGTGGTTGGTGTGTTTGGAGAAATGTTTTCTTCGAGAATGTTTGGAATCGCTTATCCTCATCCTAGATCTTATCTCATCCGAGGACGCAGTGGTCTTAGAATGAGAAGGGAAGAAATGCAGATGGACAAATTTCTCAACAGATTGTTCATCTTTCTTTTCTGCTGCTCTATCTTGTGCCTACTCCTGTTTTGA
- the LOC107007428 gene encoding uncharacterized protein LOC107007428: MAGLLETIAVPRAAAGAASPSLSPVSGRRSSVKFSLFNGLKIQSTRSSVSFSSFAKSVPSRGGRIVCEAQDTAVLVPGVNDQSWETLVIGSKLPVLVEFWAPWCGPCRMIHPVIDELSQEFADKFKFFKVNTDESPGIATRYGIRSIPTVMIFKDGEKKDTVIGAVPKTTLTACIEKFL; encoded by the exons ATGGCTGGTTTGCTGGAAACTATCGCAGTTCCTCGTGCCGCCGCCGGCGCTGCTTCGCCGTCGTTGTCTCCTGTTTCCGGTCGCCGGTCTTCTGTTAAATTCTCTCTATTCAATGGTCTTAAGATCCAGTCGACTCGTTCATCAGTATCCTTTAGCTCATTTGCAAAATCTGTTCCCAGTAGAGGAGGAAGAATCGTCTGTGAGGCTCAGGATACTGCTGTTCTAG TGCCTGGTGTTAATGATCAATCATGGGAGACTCTTGTAATCGGGTCTAAGTTACCTGTTCTGGTTGAATTTTGGGCTCCATGGTGTGGTCCATGCAGAATGATTCACCCGGTTATTGATGAACTATCACAGGAATTTGCTGACAAGTTTAAATTCTTCAAGGTGAACACGGATGAAAGTCCTGGCATCGCGACCAGATATGGGATTCGAAGTATCCCAACCGTCATGATTTTCAAGGATGGAGAGAAGAAAGATACAGTCATTGGTGCAGTCCCTAAAACAACGTTGACAGCCTGCATAGAAAAATTCTTGTAA
- the LOC107005689 gene encoding uncharacterized protein LOC107005689 isoform X2 has protein sequence MELPPSRYFSQNSKKRVFPGGSSTNAQVPEVSPTIAWISKSENAKQKEPIHHGDVDMKGGDNDVMFIDGNTGSRGKGKDFLELSLGYGDSAYSVGPSQVQSSKKHCPSESGEVPANLFYEDNPSIDMYFSELANYDYAILQSHFDHMDTPPGVEVPIPLMSGFAKAKMASATTSTSSTSKALSSPFGRETPEVLKYPSTSIYDLNYVFKPTPFELSSSSLGPAVVEGKFSAKANSKGICFKEQNGSTNISPGVEKSLNVQGSHLKRKIHLSPGTVSHSWHTPSIPGGVPFPTAHFVPPPMPSWMNFPPNMPTAQASSGFMLAPGAMNPLPLHQVHPGFMLAPGDMNPLPLHQVHPGFMLATGDMISLPLEQVHPGYILPPDTMNYFLPELLSTGPVLAPGAMHYFHQEMDHELWTHGPHNSASLSLQSESAPSKEQHGNLGESLKNFRLFKKFDTVQDHSGHYFSGLASLDNLASKSCAKRILEEWKILEKDLPDTIFVRVYETRMDLLRAVIIGADGTPYHDGLFFFDVYFPSNYPNVPPHVHYHSFGLRINPNLYECGKVCLSLLNTWDGSGKEKWIPGESTMLQVLVSIQGLILNAKPYFNEPGYARMNGSASGERNSLRYNENTCIFNLKTMVYCMRRPPQHFEDFVIGHYFQSCQDILVACKAYMEGARVGSLVRGCVLGDGVKGGSRSFKAMLAGFIEVLVEAFKKIGCEDCDKFLPLAEKASTRATPVKIDG, from the exons ATGGAGTTACCGCCGTCTAGATACTTCTCTCAGAATTCCAA GAAAAGAGTGTTCCCTGGTGGGAGCTCAACCAATGCGCAGGTGCCGGAAGTCTCACCTACGATTGCTTGGATTTCAAAATCAGAGAATGCTAAACAGAAGGAG CCTATTCACCATGGAGATGTTGACATGAAAGGAGGTGATAATGATGTGATGTTCATTGATGGGAATACTGGATCCCGTGGCAAAGGGAAG GATTTTCTCGAGCTATCCCTTGGCTATGGTGATTCAGCATATAGTGTTGGACCGAGTCAAGTTCAGTCTTCGAAGAAGCACTGCCCTTCAGAATCAGGTGAAGTGCCTGCGAACCTATTTTATGAAGATAATCCGTCTATCGACATGTACTTTAGTGAGCTTGCAAATTATGACTATGCCATTTTGCAATCACATTTTGATCATATGGATACTCCACCTGGAGTTGAGGTTCCAATCCCATTGATGTCTGGTTTTGCTAAAGCTAAAATGGCATCAGCCACTACAAGCACATCGTCCACTTCAAAAGCTCTGAGTTCTCCTTTTGGAAGAGAAACCCCTGAGGTACTAAAGTACCCGTCCACTTCAATTTATgacttaaattatgtttttaagcCTACACCATTTGAGCTATCTTCGTCATCTCTGGGACCTGCTGTTGTCGAGGGCAAATTTTCTGCCAAAGCAAACTCAAAGGGGATATGTTTTAAAGAACAAAATGGTTCTACAAATATTTCGCCCGGGGTAGAAAAATCTCTTAACGTTCAAGGGTCTCATCTTAAAAGGAAGATACATTTATCCCCTGGAACAGTTTCTCATAGTTGGCATACACCATCTATTCCTGGTGGAGTTCCGTTCCCTACAGCTCACTTTGTACCTCCACCAATGCCTAGTTGGATGAATTTTCCCCCTAATATGCCAACTGCTCAAGCTTCTTCAGGGTTTATGCTCGCACCAGGTGCTATGAACCCTCTCCCTCTGCATCAGGTTCATCCAGGGTTTATGCTTGCACCAGGTGATATGAACCCTCTCCCTCTGCATCAGGTTCATCCAGGGTTTATGCTTGCAACAGGTGATATGATCTCTCTTCCACTAGAACAGGTTCATCCAGGGTATATTCTCCCACCAGATACTATGAACTATTTTCTTCCAGAACTGCTTTCTACGGGGCCTGTTCTTGCACCAGGTGCTATGCACTATTTCCATCAGGAAATGGATCATGAACTCTGGACTCATGGTCCGCATAACAGTGCAAGTCTATCACTCCAATCCGAATCAGCTCCTAGTAAGGAACAACATGGGAATTTAGGTGAAAGCCTGAAGAATTTCCGTCTTTTCAAGAAATTTGATACTGTTCAAGATCATTCAGGCCATTACTTTTCTGGACTTGCATCTCTTGACAACCTG GCCTCTAAGAGTTGTGCCAAGAGGATACTGGAGGAGTGGAAGATACTGGAGAAAGATTTACCTG ATACCATATTTGTCCGAGTGTATGAAACAAGGATGGATCTGTTGAGAGCAGTGATTATTGGAGCTGATGGAACTCCTTACCATGACGGTTTGTTCTTTTTTGATGTTTACTTCCCTAGCAACTATCCCAATGTTCCACCG CATGTACACTACCATTCTTTTGGCCTCCGGATCAATCCAAATTTGTATGAGTGTGGAAAAGTCTGCCTGAGCCTTCTGAACACTTGGGATGGTAGTGGGAAGGAGAAATGGATCCCTGGTGAATCAACTATGCTGCAAGTTTTGGTTTCCATACAAGGGCTAATATTGAACGCTAAGCCCTATTTCAATGAGCCTGGATATGCCAGGATGAATGGCTCAGCCTCAGGGGAACGAAACTCACTGCGCTATAACGAGAACACTTGCATTTTTAATCTCAAGACAATGGTCTATTGTATGAGGCGACCACCACAG CACTTTGAGGATTTTGTTATAGGGCATTACTTTCAAAGCTGTCAAGATATTCTTGTGGCATGTAAAGCATATATGGAAGGTGCTCGTGTGGGTAGCCTTGTCAGAGGGTGTGTTCTCGGGGATGGTGTTAAGGGTGGTTCTCGGAGTTTCAAGGCCATGTTGGCAGGATTCATCGAGGTACTTGTAGAGGCATTCAAAAAGATTGGTTGCGAGGATTGTGATAAGTTTCTTCCCTTGGCAGAAAAAGCGTCAACCAGAGCAACTCCAGTTAAGATAGACGGATAG
- the LOC107005689 gene encoding uncharacterized protein LOC107005689 isoform X1: MCLFPQILNLLVNFLAPPWFCVILMLLMHRKRVFPQNFKKRVFPGGSSTNAQVPEVSPTIAWISKSENAKQKEPIHHGDVDMKGGDNDVMFIDGNTGSRGKGKDFLELSLGYGDSAYSVGPSQVQSSKKHCPSESGEVPANLFYEDNPSIDMYFSELANYDYAILQSHFDHMDTPPGVEVPIPLMSGFAKAKMASATTSTSSTSKALSSPFGRETPEVLKYPSTSIYDLNYVFKPTPFELSSSSLGPAVVEGKFSAKANSKGICFKEQNGSTNISPGVEKSLNVQGSHLKRKIHLSPGTVSHSWHTPSIPGGVPFPTAHFVPPPMPSWMNFPPNMPTAQASSGFMLAPGAMNPLPLHQVHPGFMLAPGDMNPLPLHQVHPGFMLATGDMISLPLEQVHPGYILPPDTMNYFLPELLSTGPVLAPGAMHYFHQEMDHELWTHGPHNSASLSLQSESAPSKEQHGNLGESLKNFRLFKKFDTVQDHSGHYFSGLASLDNLASKSCAKRILEEWKILEKDLPDTIFVRVYETRMDLLRAVIIGADGTPYHDGLFFFDVYFPSNYPNVPPHVHYHSFGLRINPNLYECGKVCLSLLNTWDGSGKEKWIPGESTMLQVLVSIQGLILNAKPYFNEPGYARMNGSASGERNSLRYNENTCIFNLKTMVYCMRRPPQHFEDFVIGHYFQSCQDILVACKAYMEGARVGSLVRGCVLGDGVKGGSRSFKAMLAGFIEVLVEAFKKIGCEDCDKFLPLAEKASTRATPVKIDG, from the exons ATGTGTTTATTTCCTCAGATTTTGAACCTCTTGGTAAACTTTTTGGCTCCGCCATGGTTTTGTGTGATTCTGATGTTATTAATGCACAGGAAAAGAGTGTTTCCACAGAatttcaa GAAAAGAGTGTTCCCTGGTGGGAGCTCAACCAATGCGCAGGTGCCGGAAGTCTCACCTACGATTGCTTGGATTTCAAAATCAGAGAATGCTAAACAGAAGGAG CCTATTCACCATGGAGATGTTGACATGAAAGGAGGTGATAATGATGTGATGTTCATTGATGGGAATACTGGATCCCGTGGCAAAGGGAAG GATTTTCTCGAGCTATCCCTTGGCTATGGTGATTCAGCATATAGTGTTGGACCGAGTCAAGTTCAGTCTTCGAAGAAGCACTGCCCTTCAGAATCAGGTGAAGTGCCTGCGAACCTATTTTATGAAGATAATCCGTCTATCGACATGTACTTTAGTGAGCTTGCAAATTATGACTATGCCATTTTGCAATCACATTTTGATCATATGGATACTCCACCTGGAGTTGAGGTTCCAATCCCATTGATGTCTGGTTTTGCTAAAGCTAAAATGGCATCAGCCACTACAAGCACATCGTCCACTTCAAAAGCTCTGAGTTCTCCTTTTGGAAGAGAAACCCCTGAGGTACTAAAGTACCCGTCCACTTCAATTTATgacttaaattatgtttttaagcCTACACCATTTGAGCTATCTTCGTCATCTCTGGGACCTGCTGTTGTCGAGGGCAAATTTTCTGCCAAAGCAAACTCAAAGGGGATATGTTTTAAAGAACAAAATGGTTCTACAAATATTTCGCCCGGGGTAGAAAAATCTCTTAACGTTCAAGGGTCTCATCTTAAAAGGAAGATACATTTATCCCCTGGAACAGTTTCTCATAGTTGGCATACACCATCTATTCCTGGTGGAGTTCCGTTCCCTACAGCTCACTTTGTACCTCCACCAATGCCTAGTTGGATGAATTTTCCCCCTAATATGCCAACTGCTCAAGCTTCTTCAGGGTTTATGCTCGCACCAGGTGCTATGAACCCTCTCCCTCTGCATCAGGTTCATCCAGGGTTTATGCTTGCACCAGGTGATATGAACCCTCTCCCTCTGCATCAGGTTCATCCAGGGTTTATGCTTGCAACAGGTGATATGATCTCTCTTCCACTAGAACAGGTTCATCCAGGGTATATTCTCCCACCAGATACTATGAACTATTTTCTTCCAGAACTGCTTTCTACGGGGCCTGTTCTTGCACCAGGTGCTATGCACTATTTCCATCAGGAAATGGATCATGAACTCTGGACTCATGGTCCGCATAACAGTGCAAGTCTATCACTCCAATCCGAATCAGCTCCTAGTAAGGAACAACATGGGAATTTAGGTGAAAGCCTGAAGAATTTCCGTCTTTTCAAGAAATTTGATACTGTTCAAGATCATTCAGGCCATTACTTTTCTGGACTTGCATCTCTTGACAACCTG GCCTCTAAGAGTTGTGCCAAGAGGATACTGGAGGAGTGGAAGATACTGGAGAAAGATTTACCTG ATACCATATTTGTCCGAGTGTATGAAACAAGGATGGATCTGTTGAGAGCAGTGATTATTGGAGCTGATGGAACTCCTTACCATGACGGTTTGTTCTTTTTTGATGTTTACTTCCCTAGCAACTATCCCAATGTTCCACCG CATGTACACTACCATTCTTTTGGCCTCCGGATCAATCCAAATTTGTATGAGTGTGGAAAAGTCTGCCTGAGCCTTCTGAACACTTGGGATGGTAGTGGGAAGGAGAAATGGATCCCTGGTGAATCAACTATGCTGCAAGTTTTGGTTTCCATACAAGGGCTAATATTGAACGCTAAGCCCTATTTCAATGAGCCTGGATATGCCAGGATGAATGGCTCAGCCTCAGGGGAACGAAACTCACTGCGCTATAACGAGAACACTTGCATTTTTAATCTCAAGACAATGGTCTATTGTATGAGGCGACCACCACAG CACTTTGAGGATTTTGTTATAGGGCATTACTTTCAAAGCTGTCAAGATATTCTTGTGGCATGTAAAGCATATATGGAAGGTGCTCGTGTGGGTAGCCTTGTCAGAGGGTGTGTTCTCGGGGATGGTGTTAAGGGTGGTTCTCGGAGTTTCAAGGCCATGTTGGCAGGATTCATCGAGGTACTTGTAGAGGCATTCAAAAAGATTGGTTGCGAGGATTGTGATAAGTTTCTTCCCTTGGCAGAAAAAGCGTCAACCAGAGCAACTCCAGTTAAGATAGACGGATAG
- the LOC107005689 gene encoding uncharacterized protein LOC107005689 isoform X3 produces MHRKRVFPKNFKKRVFPGGSSTNAQVPEVSPTIAWISKSENAKQKEPIHHGDVDMKGGDNDVMFIDGNTGSRGKGKDFLELSLGYGDSAYSVGPSQVQSSKKHCPSESGEVPANLFYEDNPSIDMYFSELANYDYAILQSHFDHMDTPPGVEVPIPLMSGFAKAKMASATTSTSSTSKALSSPFGRETPEVLKYPSTSIYDLNYVFKPTPFELSSSSLGPAVVEGKFSAKANSKGICFKEQNGSTNISPGVEKSLNVQGSHLKRKIHLSPGTVSHSWHTPSIPGGVPFPTAHFVPPPMPSWMNFPPNMPTAQASSGFMLAPGAMNPLPLHQVHPGFMLAPGDMNPLPLHQVHPGFMLATGDMISLPLEQVHPGYILPPDTMNYFLPELLSTGPVLAPGAMHYFHQEMDHELWTHGPHNSASLSLQSESAPSKEQHGNLGESLKNFRLFKKFDTVQDHSGHYFSGLASLDNLASKSCAKRILEEWKILEKDLPDTIFVRVYETRMDLLRAVIIGADGTPYHDGLFFFDVYFPSNYPNVPPHVHYHSFGLRINPNLYECGKVCLSLLNTWDGSGKEKWIPGESTMLQVLVSIQGLILNAKPYFNEPGYARMNGSASGERNSLRYNENTCIFNLKTMVYCMRRPPQHFEDFVIGHYFQSCQDILVACKAYMEGARVGSLVRGCVLGDGVKGGSRSFKAMLAGFIEVLVEAFKKIGCEDCDKFLPLAEKASTRATPVKIDG; encoded by the exons ATGCACAGGAAAAGAGTGTTTCCAAAGAACTTCAA GAAAAGAGTGTTCCCTGGTGGGAGCTCAACCAATGCGCAGGTGCCGGAAGTCTCACCTACGATTGCTTGGATTTCAAAATCAGAGAATGCTAAACAGAAGGAG CCTATTCACCATGGAGATGTTGACATGAAAGGAGGTGATAATGATGTGATGTTCATTGATGGGAATACTGGATCCCGTGGCAAAGGGAAG GATTTTCTCGAGCTATCCCTTGGCTATGGTGATTCAGCATATAGTGTTGGACCGAGTCAAGTTCAGTCTTCGAAGAAGCACTGCCCTTCAGAATCAGGTGAAGTGCCTGCGAACCTATTTTATGAAGATAATCCGTCTATCGACATGTACTTTAGTGAGCTTGCAAATTATGACTATGCCATTTTGCAATCACATTTTGATCATATGGATACTCCACCTGGAGTTGAGGTTCCAATCCCATTGATGTCTGGTTTTGCTAAAGCTAAAATGGCATCAGCCACTACAAGCACATCGTCCACTTCAAAAGCTCTGAGTTCTCCTTTTGGAAGAGAAACCCCTGAGGTACTAAAGTACCCGTCCACTTCAATTTATgacttaaattatgtttttaagcCTACACCATTTGAGCTATCTTCGTCATCTCTGGGACCTGCTGTTGTCGAGGGCAAATTTTCTGCCAAAGCAAACTCAAAGGGGATATGTTTTAAAGAACAAAATGGTTCTACAAATATTTCGCCCGGGGTAGAAAAATCTCTTAACGTTCAAGGGTCTCATCTTAAAAGGAAGATACATTTATCCCCTGGAACAGTTTCTCATAGTTGGCATACACCATCTATTCCTGGTGGAGTTCCGTTCCCTACAGCTCACTTTGTACCTCCACCAATGCCTAGTTGGATGAATTTTCCCCCTAATATGCCAACTGCTCAAGCTTCTTCAGGGTTTATGCTCGCACCAGGTGCTATGAACCCTCTCCCTCTGCATCAGGTTCATCCAGGGTTTATGCTTGCACCAGGTGATATGAACCCTCTCCCTCTGCATCAGGTTCATCCAGGGTTTATGCTTGCAACAGGTGATATGATCTCTCTTCCACTAGAACAGGTTCATCCAGGGTATATTCTCCCACCAGATACTATGAACTATTTTCTTCCAGAACTGCTTTCTACGGGGCCTGTTCTTGCACCAGGTGCTATGCACTATTTCCATCAGGAAATGGATCATGAACTCTGGACTCATGGTCCGCATAACAGTGCAAGTCTATCACTCCAATCCGAATCAGCTCCTAGTAAGGAACAACATGGGAATTTAGGTGAAAGCCTGAAGAATTTCCGTCTTTTCAAGAAATTTGATACTGTTCAAGATCATTCAGGCCATTACTTTTCTGGACTTGCATCTCTTGACAACCTG GCCTCTAAGAGTTGTGCCAAGAGGATACTGGAGGAGTGGAAGATACTGGAGAAAGATTTACCTG ATACCATATTTGTCCGAGTGTATGAAACAAGGATGGATCTGTTGAGAGCAGTGATTATTGGAGCTGATGGAACTCCTTACCATGACGGTTTGTTCTTTTTTGATGTTTACTTCCCTAGCAACTATCCCAATGTTCCACCG CATGTACACTACCATTCTTTTGGCCTCCGGATCAATCCAAATTTGTATGAGTGTGGAAAAGTCTGCCTGAGCCTTCTGAACACTTGGGATGGTAGTGGGAAGGAGAAATGGATCCCTGGTGAATCAACTATGCTGCAAGTTTTGGTTTCCATACAAGGGCTAATATTGAACGCTAAGCCCTATTTCAATGAGCCTGGATATGCCAGGATGAATGGCTCAGCCTCAGGGGAACGAAACTCACTGCGCTATAACGAGAACACTTGCATTTTTAATCTCAAGACAATGGTCTATTGTATGAGGCGACCACCACAG CACTTTGAGGATTTTGTTATAGGGCATTACTTTCAAAGCTGTCAAGATATTCTTGTGGCATGTAAAGCATATATGGAAGGTGCTCGTGTGGGTAGCCTTGTCAGAGGGTGTGTTCTCGGGGATGGTGTTAAGGGTGGTTCTCGGAGTTTCAAGGCCATGTTGGCAGGATTCATCGAGGTACTTGTAGAGGCATTCAAAAAGATTGGTTGCGAGGATTGTGATAAGTTTCTTCCCTTGGCAGAAAAAGCGTCAACCAGAGCAACTCCAGTTAAGATAGACGGATAG